A portion of the Malania oleifera isolate guangnan ecotype guangnan chromosome 3, ASM2987363v1, whole genome shotgun sequence genome contains these proteins:
- the LOC131150397 gene encoding la-related protein 6B isoform X1, with the protein MAEEDSPLSPHPLDSPPLTADRTDADQSSSSSSSSDPSLLSRNSSFSRLNAQAPEFVPRAPTRSDLQQPRLVIPPAPPPGIVHVFPPPSSPFQVPIQPPVPVPHHHHHPHVQYHSHHHHPHHHRPQYYGGFAEHEAVVQSQSQSQPSPSDPDHSTAPRNGLSEEATHKILNQVEYYFSDLNLATTDHLMRFINKDPEGYVPISVVASFKKIKALTSNHSQLAAVLRNSAKLIVSEDGKKVRRQHPLTESDMEELQSRIVVAENLPEDHCHQNLMKLFSAVGSVKTIRTCQPQTSNGGGSSASRSAKADNLLFSNKLHAFVEYETVELAEKAVAELNGEGSWRSSLRVRLLHRRTAKPAQVRGKKGHEADGNGEEDDVSTSEQQLNEKQPDDPSQQSELYHQDHAGEEHVNDREGGPRKGRGRGRGKGRGRGQYHHHNNRAGSIGTPPPNNLPNNEQPSVVKQPPGPRMPDGTRGFAVGRGKPVAVNIA; encoded by the exons ATGGCCGAAGAAGACTCTCCTCTATCTCCTCATCCTCTTGATTCGCCTCCCCTCACTGCCGATCGCACTGACGCTGACCAGTCCTCCTCCTCGTCTTCCTCTTCCGATCCATCCCTGCTCTCTCGCAACTCATCTTTCAGTCGCCTAAACGCTCAGGCACCCGAGTTCGTCCCCCGCGCTCCAACTCGGTCTGATCTGCAGCAGCCACGCCTCGTTATTCCTCCCGCTCCTCCCCCCGGCATCGTTCACGTCTTTCCCCCTCCGAGTTCTCCTTTTCAAGTCCCGATTCAGCCTCCCGTCCCCGTTCCTCACCATCATCATCACCCACATGTTCAGTATCATTCCCACcatcatcatcctcatcatcacCGCCCTCAGTATTACGGCGGTTTTGCTGAGCACGAGGCTGTTGTTCAGTCTCAATCTCAATCTCAACCATCGCCTTCTGATCCCGATCATTCCACTGCACCCAGAAATGGTTTATCCGAAGAAGCTACTCATAAGATCTTGAATCAG GTGGAGTATTATTTCAGTGATTTGAACCTAGCTACTACAGATCATCTAATGAGGTTCATTAATAAAGATCCTGAAGGATATG TGCCAATATCTGTTGTCGCATCTTTCAAGAAGATAAAAGCTCTGACAAGTAATCATTCTCAGCTTGCTGCTGTTTTGCGGAACTCTGCAAAGCTT ATAGTTAGTGAGGATGGGAAGAAAGTCAGACGGCAGCATCCACTGACTGAGTCAGACATGGAAGAGTTGCAA TCACGCATAGTTGTTGCTGAAAACTTACCTGAGGACCATTGCCACCAAAATCTTATGAAGCTTTTCTCTGCTGTTGGGAG TGTGAAGACAATTCGTACCTGCCAGCCTCAAACTTCCAATGGTGGGGGTTCTTCAGCATCTAGATCAGCAAAAGCAGACAACTTACTCTTTAGTAACAAG TTGCATGCATTTGTGGAATACGAGACTGTTGAGCTGGCAGAGAAAGCT GTTGCGGAACTGAATGGTGAGGGGAGCTGGAGGAGCAGCCTCAGAGTACGCCTGCTGCATAGACGCACG GCAAAGCCTGCACAAGTACGAGGGAAAAAAGGGCATGAAGCTGACGGGAATGGTGAGGAAGATGATGTTTCTACATCTGAGCAGCAGTTAAATGAGAAGCAGCCCGATGATCCTTCCCAACAATCTGAACTCTACCATCAGGATCATGCA GGGGAGGAGCATGTTAATGACAGGGAGGGTGGTCCTCGAAAGGGTCGGGGTCGTGGCCGGGGCAAGGGACGTGGACGGGGTCAATACCATCATCACAATAACCGTGCGGGATCCATAGGAACTCCGCCTCCAAATAACTTGCCCAATAATGAGCAACCAAGTGTAGTGAAGCAGCCTCCTGGTCCCCGCATGCCAGATGGCACAAGGGGGTTTGCAGTGGGCCGGGGGAAGCCAGTTGCTGTCAATATTGCATAA
- the LOC131150397 gene encoding la-related protein 6B isoform X2 — MRFINKDPEGYVPISVVASFKKIKALTSNHSQLAAVLRNSAKLIVSEDGKKVRRQHPLTESDMEELQSRIVVAENLPEDHCHQNLMKLFSAVGSVKTIRTCQPQTSNGGGSSASRSAKADNLLFSNKLHAFVEYETVELAEKAVAELNGEGSWRSSLRVRLLHRRTAKPAQVRGKKGHEADGNGEEDDVSTSEQQLNEKQPDDPSQQSELYHQDHAGEEHVNDREGGPRKGRGRGRGKGRGRGQYHHHNNRAGSIGTPPPNNLPNNEQPSVVKQPPGPRMPDGTRGFAVGRGKPVAVNIA, encoded by the exons ATGAGGTTCATTAATAAAGATCCTGAAGGATATG TGCCAATATCTGTTGTCGCATCTTTCAAGAAGATAAAAGCTCTGACAAGTAATCATTCTCAGCTTGCTGCTGTTTTGCGGAACTCTGCAAAGCTT ATAGTTAGTGAGGATGGGAAGAAAGTCAGACGGCAGCATCCACTGACTGAGTCAGACATGGAAGAGTTGCAA TCACGCATAGTTGTTGCTGAAAACTTACCTGAGGACCATTGCCACCAAAATCTTATGAAGCTTTTCTCTGCTGTTGGGAG TGTGAAGACAATTCGTACCTGCCAGCCTCAAACTTCCAATGGTGGGGGTTCTTCAGCATCTAGATCAGCAAAAGCAGACAACTTACTCTTTAGTAACAAG TTGCATGCATTTGTGGAATACGAGACTGTTGAGCTGGCAGAGAAAGCT GTTGCGGAACTGAATGGTGAGGGGAGCTGGAGGAGCAGCCTCAGAGTACGCCTGCTGCATAGACGCACG GCAAAGCCTGCACAAGTACGAGGGAAAAAAGGGCATGAAGCTGACGGGAATGGTGAGGAAGATGATGTTTCTACATCTGAGCAGCAGTTAAATGAGAAGCAGCCCGATGATCCTTCCCAACAATCTGAACTCTACCATCAGGATCATGCA GGGGAGGAGCATGTTAATGACAGGGAGGGTGGTCCTCGAAAGGGTCGGGGTCGTGGCCGGGGCAAGGGACGTGGACGGGGTCAATACCATCATCACAATAACCGTGCGGGATCCATAGGAACTCCGCCTCCAAATAACTTGCCCAATAATGAGCAACCAAGTGTAGTGAAGCAGCCTCCTGGTCCCCGCATGCCAGATGGCACAAGGGGGTTTGCAGTGGGCCGGGGGAAGCCAGTTGCTGTCAATATTGCATAA